A window of Verrucomicrobiia bacterium contains these coding sequences:
- a CDS encoding acyltransferase: MPYLSQPQLEAMGFRKLGKNVKISDRASVYDAPQMEIGDHVRIDDFCVVSGRIVFNSYIHIAPLCLVAGGEKGIVFDDFTGMAYGAFAFTQSDDYTGKTLTNPTVPDEYKNETKAPVHFKKHSGLGAKAIVFPGVTLAEGTAVGAMAMVVHSTEPWGIYVGIPARRVKERHRDLLELEKKFRSHPV, translated from the coding sequence ATGCCCTATCTCAGCCAGCCCCAGCTCGAAGCCATGGGCTTCAGGAAGCTGGGCAAGAACGTCAAGATCAGCGACCGCGCGAGCGTCTACGATGCCCCTCAAATGGAAATCGGAGACCACGTGCGCATTGATGATTTCTGCGTGGTCTCGGGCCGGATCGTTTTCAACAGCTACATCCACATCGCGCCGCTTTGCCTCGTGGCCGGGGGCGAGAAGGGGATCGTCTTCGACGATTTTACGGGCATGGCCTACGGCGCTTTTGCCTTCACGCAATCGGACGATTACACCGGCAAGACGCTCACCAATCCCACGGTCCCCGACGAATACAAGAACGAAACCAAGGCCCCCGTGCATTTCAAAAAACATTCCGGCCTCGGCGCCAAGGCCATCGTGTTTCCGGGCGTCACGCTCGCGGAAGGCACCGCGGTCGGGGCCATGGCGATGGTGGTGCACAGCACCGAGCCTTGGGGAATCTATGTCGGCATTCCGGCCCGGCGCGTCAAAGAACGTCACCGAGATCTCCTTGAACTCGAAAAAAAATTCCGCTCCCATCCCGTTTAA
- the rffA gene encoding dTDP-4-amino-4,6-dideoxygalactose transaminase, whose amino-acid sequence MNSKKNSAPIPFNKPHLSGKEISFIAEAVAAEKLAAEGDFTRRCNAWFEKRLSVKKSLLTHSCTAALEMAALLAGVGPGDEVILPSFTFVSTANAFVLRGAVPVFVDIRADTLNLDEKLVEEAITPRTKAIVPVHYGGVACDMERILDIAKRRDLRVIEDAAHSILATYKERPLGSLGDLGCLSFHETKPITSGHGGALLINNESLRERAEILLDRGTDQARFLRGEVDHYTWQDMGSCYAASEVTAAFLWGQLEIVEEIIRKRMAVWNAYHEALQALEAQERLRRPVIPAACRHNAHVYYVLMRSAEERTRVLKKMRDEGVAAAFHYVPLHSSPAGRRFGRASGPLSVTSDAASRLIRLPLWIGVDAGRVLEALRRALPP is encoded by the coding sequence TTGAACTCGAAAAAAAATTCCGCTCCCATCCCGTTTAACAAACCCCATCTTTCCGGCAAAGAGATTTCCTTCATTGCCGAAGCGGTCGCGGCGGAAAAGCTCGCGGCCGAGGGCGATTTCACACGCCGCTGCAATGCGTGGTTCGAAAAGCGGCTGAGCGTCAAAAAATCCCTGCTCACGCATTCGTGCACGGCCGCGCTCGAAATGGCGGCCCTCCTGGCCGGGGTCGGGCCGGGCGACGAAGTGATCCTGCCGTCTTTTACCTTTGTCTCCACCGCGAACGCTTTCGTGCTGCGCGGCGCCGTGCCGGTCTTCGTCGACATCCGCGCGGACACGCTCAATCTGGATGAAAAACTTGTCGAAGAGGCCATCACTCCGCGGACCAAGGCGATTGTCCCGGTCCATTACGGCGGCGTGGCCTGCGACATGGAACGGATCCTGGACATTGCCAAGCGGCGCGACTTACGGGTGATCGAGGACGCGGCCCACAGCATTCTCGCGACTTATAAAGAGCGTCCCCTGGGTTCCCTCGGCGATCTCGGCTGCCTGAGCTTTCATGAAACCAAGCCGATTACGTCGGGACACGGAGGAGCGCTTCTTATTAATAATGAGAGCTTGAGAGAACGCGCGGAAATCCTGCTCGACCGGGGAACCGACCAGGCGCGTTTCCTGCGCGGCGAAGTCGATCACTACACCTGGCAGGACATGGGCTCCTGTTACGCGGCCAGCGAAGTGACGGCGGCTTTTCTCTGGGGTCAGCTGGAAATCGTTGAGGAAATCATCCGCAAACGGATGGCTGTGTGGAATGCGTATCACGAAGCGCTGCAGGCTTTGGAAGCCCAGGAGCGCCTGCGCAGGCCCGTCATCCCGGCCGCGTGCCGGCACAATGCGCATGTGTATTACGTTCTCATGCGCTCGGCCGAAGAACGCACGCGCGTCCTGAAAAAAATGCGTGACGAAGGCGTGGCCGCCGCGTTTCATTATGTGCCGCTGCACAGTTCTCCCGCGGGCCGGCGTTTCGGCAGGGCAAGCGGCCCGCTTTCGGTGACTTCCGACGCAGCCTCGCGCCTCATCCGCCTGCCTCTGTGGATCGGCGTGGATGCCGGCCGCGTCCTCGAGGCGCTGCGGCGCGCGCTCCCGCCGTAA
- a CDS encoding TDP-N-acetylfucosamine:lipid II N-acetylfucosaminyltransferase gives MPLVRSLYEEAFPGGNTFLFCEHPKLPLEPSPELPRTRTVPPSYFSSEELRQEVRNYDAVVIHGMLAAFASAIKRLPPEILVVWCGWGFDYAHLLTGGKEGLLLPDTARICADLRNSRRNLKDWLKALLRLAKRAAGSQAVGEPLVSVAGRINVFSVLPVEEENVRGALPAMRAIYHGLPYQTTEDVLEKGPPRMMGNDILLGNSAAASNNHVDALKLLRETAQDRNVIVPLSYADPGGLYTARVVEEGARLLGDRFKPLTAWMPMERYFAHLSNCGIVIMNHRRQQALGNISAALYKGAKVFLRPENPVYRWYLEMGIKLFPVTELEQPSPAAWQGLGEGDREANRRIVGEFWKRGRALKAIRDLESLLKTRR, from the coding sequence ATGCCGCTGGTCCGGAGCCTTTACGAAGAGGCGTTTCCGGGCGGGAACACATTCCTTTTCTGCGAACATCCTAAGCTTCCTCTGGAACCTTCGCCCGAACTGCCGCGCACGCGCACGGTGCCGCCGTCTTATTTCAGCTCCGAAGAATTGAGGCAGGAAGTCCGGAATTACGACGCTGTGGTGATTCACGGCATGCTGGCCGCGTTCGCCAGCGCGATCAAGAGGCTCCCTCCGGAAATCCTTGTCGTGTGGTGCGGCTGGGGATTTGATTATGCGCATCTTCTGACGGGCGGCAAGGAAGGGCTGTTGCTGCCGGACACTGCGCGGATTTGCGCGGACCTCCGGAACAGCCGGCGGAATTTGAAAGACTGGCTGAAGGCCCTGCTTCGCCTTGCGAAACGGGCCGCAGGCTCCCAGGCCGTCGGCGAGCCGCTGGTTTCCGTGGCTGGCCGGATCAACGTCTTCAGCGTTTTGCCGGTCGAAGAAGAGAATGTGCGCGGCGCCTTGCCTGCAATGCGGGCGATTTATCACGGCTTGCCGTATCAAACGACCGAGGATGTTTTGGAAAAGGGGCCTCCCCGCATGATGGGAAATGACATCCTGCTGGGCAATTCGGCCGCGGCTTCGAACAATCACGTCGACGCGTTGAAGCTCCTGCGGGAAACGGCGCAGGACCGGAACGTGATCGTGCCGCTGAGTTACGCGGATCCCGGCGGGCTTTATACGGCCCGGGTAGTTGAAGAAGGCGCGCGGCTTTTGGGAGACCGCTTCAAGCCGCTTACCGCATGGATGCCCATGGAACGTTATTTCGCGCATTTGTCGAACTGCGGCATCGTCATCATGAATCATCGCCGCCAGCAGGCGCTCGGCAATATCAGCGCCGCCTTGTACAAGGGAGCCAAGGTTTTTCTTCGGCCCGAGAATCCGGTTTACCGCTGGTATCTGGAAATGGGCATCAAACTTTTTCCCGTCACGGAGCTCGAGCAGCCGTCACCCGCGGCCTGGCAGGGCCTCGGCGAAGGGGACAGGGAGGCGAACCGCCGGATCGTCGGCGAATTCTGGAAACGCGGCCGCGCGTTGAAAGCCATCCGCGATCTCGAATCCCTTCTCAAAACCCGCCGTTAG
- a CDS encoding HD domain-containing phosphohydrolase, with protein sequence METDTKIRESKILIVDDDINIGMMLEETLKENEFSMVRYISDSRQVVEVFKEYKPDLILLDIRMPYVDGFQVMELLKEFRQVSFVPVLVLTAEADESICVRALSAGATDFLNKPMKVTETLVRIQNLLKVRQLQKELENKKEFLEVKVNDRTEQLKQAVKEIDAMHQQVKEAYLETIYSLTRATEYKDEETASHVKRLSLYSAALGRAAGLSENVVELLLYASPMHDIGKIGIPDKILFKGEALTEEEWKIMKKHPEIGYDILKSAHAPVLILGASISLHHHERWDGSGYPRGLKGEQIPIEGRILQLVDVYDALRSKRHYKPAFDHEKACKIILEGDGRVMPGHFDPKLINIFKTTHMEFCRIFEENKH encoded by the coding sequence ATGGAAACCGATACGAAGATCCGCGAGTCCAAGATCCTGATCGTTGATGACGACATCAACATCGGGATGATGCTCGAAGAGACCCTCAAAGAGAATGAATTCTCCATGGTGCGGTACATTTCCGACTCGCGCCAGGTCGTCGAAGTCTTCAAGGAATACAAACCCGATCTCATCCTGCTCGATATCCGCATGCCGTACGTCGACGGCTTCCAGGTCATGGAACTGCTGAAAGAATTCCGCCAGGTTTCTTTCGTGCCGGTTCTTGTCCTCACCGCCGAAGCGGACGAATCCATCTGCGTGCGCGCCCTCAGCGCCGGCGCCACGGATTTCCTGAACAAACCCATGAAAGTCACGGAGACTCTGGTTCGCATCCAGAATCTTTTGAAAGTGCGGCAGCTGCAGAAGGAATTGGAAAACAAAAAAGAGTTCCTGGAAGTGAAGGTCAATGACCGCACCGAGCAGCTCAAGCAGGCCGTGAAAGAAATCGACGCCATGCACCAGCAGGTGAAAGAGGCCTACCTCGAGACGATTTACAGCCTGACGCGCGCCACCGAATACAAAGACGAAGAAACCGCAAGCCATGTGAAGCGGCTCAGCCTTTATTCCGCCGCGCTCGGCCGCGCCGCGGGCCTCAGCGAAAACGTCGTCGAGCTGCTGCTTTATGCCAGCCCCATGCACGACATCGGCAAGATCGGAATCCCGGACAAAATCCTTTTCAAAGGCGAGGCGCTGACAGAAGAAGAATGGAAGATCATGAAGAAGCATCCTGAGATCGGCTACGACATCCTGAAAAGCGCGCATGCGCCTGTTTTAATTCTCGGCGCCTCCATCTCACTCCATCATCACGAGCGCTGGGACGGCTCCGGTTATCCGCGCGGTCTGAAAGGGGAGCAGATTCCCATTGAGGGCCGGATCCTGCAGCTCGTTGACGTGTACGACGCACTGCGCAGCAAACGGCATTACAAGCCGGCCTTCGATCATGAGAAGGCCTGCAAGATCATTCTGGAAGGCGACGGCCGCGTCATGCCCGGACATTTCGATCCCAAACTCATCAATATCTTCAAGACGACGCACATGGAATTTTGCCGCATCTTCGAAGAAAATAAACACTAA
- a CDS encoding MFS transporter: MSESKKVKAAVFYLGSFVQGLCLILLPGSSFVLKSPDFSGITDPQYGLVFLPMVLTAAACTLAFARLEAVFKRPRLFYAGYFANLLFLIFLGLVRLTPHRNMASFGLLLTANFFLGLGFGLFFTAMNLYIVDLFSARRDALLAGMHAFLGIGAAVSPLLAGHFIRQGNWPASVSVTLLALILVGLACRLTHAHRMGPLSGIVSRPPVPPGPFPAGARLFLVTVFFYGIVESTIGNWSVTYLNQDKGFSEGAALACLSVFWFSLTAGRLAAAFYAARFEPLPLYRISPFLIMGALAANLANREEARVLLIYAATGFGCSYFFPLSISLSTRFYDRWRDTLAGGCVAALMLGVGVGSSLAGFLRDRGWMNLDQTFMAALGCAAVVAVLAWILSTSSRPA; the protein is encoded by the coding sequence ATGAGCGAATCGAAAAAAGTTAAAGCCGCGGTGTTTTACCTCGGCTCGTTCGTGCAGGGGCTGTGCCTCATTCTTCTCCCGGGCTCCAGCTTTGTCCTGAAATCGCCGGATTTTTCCGGGATCACGGACCCGCAGTACGGCCTGGTTTTTCTTCCTATGGTGCTGACGGCCGCGGCCTGCACGCTGGCCTTTGCCCGTCTCGAAGCCGTGTTCAAAAGGCCGCGTCTTTTTTACGCGGGCTATTTCGCGAATCTTCTCTTTCTGATTTTCCTGGGCCTGGTGCGCCTGACCCCGCATCGCAACATGGCAAGCTTCGGCCTTCTGCTCACTGCCAATTTTTTCCTCGGCCTGGGCTTCGGCCTTTTTTTCACGGCCATGAACCTCTACATCGTGGATCTTTTTTCCGCGCGGCGCGACGCGCTCCTGGCCGGAATGCATGCTTTTCTCGGCATCGGCGCCGCGGTATCGCCGCTTCTCGCCGGCCATTTTATCCGGCAGGGGAATTGGCCCGCGTCCGTCTCGGTCACGCTTCTCGCGCTGATTCTCGTGGGACTCGCCTGCCGCCTGACGCACGCTCACCGCATGGGGCCTTTGTCCGGCATCGTGTCCCGGCCGCCCGTGCCTCCGGGGCCCTTTCCGGCCGGCGCGCGGCTTTTCCTCGTGACGGTTTTTTTCTACGGCATCGTCGAATCCACGATCGGCAACTGGTCCGTGACTTACCTGAATCAGGACAAAGGATTTTCCGAAGGCGCGGCGCTGGCGTGCCTGTCGGTTTTCTGGTTCTCTTTGACCGCGGGGCGCCTGGCCGCCGCTTTTTATGCCGCGCGCTTTGAGCCGCTGCCTCTTTACCGGATCTCGCCGTTCCTGATCATGGGGGCATTGGCCGCAAACCTGGCCAACCGCGAGGAGGCCCGCGTACTCTTGATCTACGCGGCGACGGGCTTCGGATGCTCTTACTTTTTTCCGCTCTCGATCAGCCTTTCCACGCGCTTTTACGATCGCTGGCGCGACACGCTGGCCGGCGGCTGCGTGGCCGCGCTCATGCTCGGCGTGGGCGTGGGCAGCTCGCTCGCCGGATTTTTGAGGGACAGGGGATGGATGAACCTGGACCAGACTTTCATGGCGGCCCTAGGCTGCGCCGCCGTCGTGGCTGTTCTTGCCTGGATCCTGAGTACAAGCTCCCGTCCCGCCTGA
- a CDS encoding DUF2231 domain-containing protein, whose amino-acid sequence MTETFLYHPPLVHFPIAFSFLEFLLLVLGRVKKNDEYFRFAFLTFVLCLLSLPFVVGAGFVDLGGFAGLRNDRVQRHVFSALTFAVINLIRIPRWRQARQNPGASWASLAAGAAASALLAGLTGYFGGFLID is encoded by the coding sequence ATGACCGAAACATTCCTCTACCATCCGCCGCTTGTCCATTTTCCCATCGCTTTTTCATTCCTGGAGTTTTTACTCCTCGTCCTGGGCCGCGTCAAAAAGAATGACGAATATTTCCGGTTCGCTTTCCTGACCTTCGTGCTCTGTCTCCTGAGCCTGCCGTTTGTGGTCGGCGCCGGATTCGTGGATCTCGGAGGCTTTGCCGGGCTGCGCAATGACCGGGTCCAGAGGCATGTCTTTTCCGCCCTGACCTTCGCCGTGATCAACCTGATCCGCATTCCCCGCTGGCGCCAGGCCCGGCAAAATCCGGGCGCTTCCTGGGCAAGCCTTGCCGCGGGGGCCGCGGCCTCGGCCCTTCTGGCCGGCTTGACGGGCTATTTCGGCGGATTCCTGATCGATTAG
- a CDS encoding thioesterase family protein, producing MNLMFRTFWIWLAACLGKKRGMLETSVLPMTVLPNDLDIFLHLNNGRALQVMDLGRFDLILRSPLQKAMNEGKWTPVVGSTLVRYRRPMHLFDPYLLKTRIVCWDEKWIYLEQRLERKGDAAVVGFIKGTFVGKDGAVTPAEIFAAAAPGLSSPPVPDFILRWNETEFLAKKKNPD from the coding sequence ATGAACCTCATGTTTCGGACATTTTGGATCTGGCTGGCCGCGTGCCTGGGAAAGAAAAGGGGCATGCTCGAGACGTCGGTGCTGCCCATGACCGTTCTGCCCAACGATCTGGACATTTTTTTGCACCTCAACAACGGGCGCGCGCTGCAGGTCATGGACCTGGGCCGCTTCGACCTCATCCTCCGCAGCCCGCTCCAAAAAGCCATGAACGAAGGAAAATGGACACCGGTCGTCGGCTCGACGCTTGTCCGGTACCGCCGGCCCATGCATCTCTTCGACCCCTACCTGCTCAAAACCCGGATCGTGTGCTGGGACGAGAAATGGATTTACCTGGAACAGCGGCTGGAAAGAAAGGGCGATGCCGCGGTCGTCGGATTCATCAAAGGCACTTTCGTCGGAAAAGACGGCGCGGTGACTCCCGCCGAAATTTTCGCCGCGGCCGCGCCCGGTCTCTCTTCTCCTCCGGTTCCGGATTTCATCCTGCGCTGGAACGAAACCGAATTTCTCGCGAAAAAGAAAAACCCCGACTAA
- a CDS encoding glucoamylase family protein, whose protein sequence is MRNFFLSCLLLSLFIPRAAGADEGISETDASYLKLIEAAAFQGFERMVDPATGLPVDVAAVAQGGLVQRPRDTVFSKTSPGHIALRLFQLVLSKERGYLTESETYDRAFLILDTLESMETYEGFLYNWYTLSEDPHRSLRVTLNRFVPFEQNGLLDASLMTLAGAYPGTPLARKAATLVEQRHYDFFLPKEGDRSLLKNGFDASSGKLSEENHLCLNDPGRVGVFIAVLKGDVPPAVWWAQERLVKPYKARSGEEIPVIISWTGGLSDFLLADEILGGDRIAPLAFGSNARNVLKIQRDWASRVSDTGLWGFSEGQVPEQNRYESAGIPPIAHQDDSADFVVPYATFLALRYTPAEALRNLKAIMRRYPACLGRTYGFCGSLDPVTGIVNRNIHAGDKGIEVLALGNYLSALEGKKQTADYLWAYFREKGWERKGMMLLKGEEKHAAFRQVRGVLTPAKTAAEPSPALDLLARTRDIGTFYDPDNAKASYDVDGRGDGRKTLRVRYDVRRRWTYSGVYMKFPDLNAGAFQALRFLIRGSEDKGFPKSVKVEIKYRGKSVQFERVPLTSSWHNVKVRLPQENKAFDEIVFVFENSVAGKHPRGEVLIQSLSVS, encoded by the coding sequence ATGAGAAATTTTTTCCTTAGTTGTCTGCTCCTGTCCCTTTTTATTCCGCGCGCTGCCGGCGCGGACGAAGGCATCAGCGAAACGGACGCATCCTATCTTAAATTGATCGAAGCCGCGGCATTCCAGGGCTTCGAGCGCATGGTGGACCCTGCCACCGGCCTCCCCGTCGACGTGGCGGCCGTGGCGCAGGGCGGCCTTGTCCAGCGTCCGCGCGACACCGTTTTCTCCAAAACTTCCCCCGGACACATTGCCCTGCGCCTCTTCCAGCTCGTGCTCTCGAAGGAACGAGGCTATCTGACCGAATCGGAAACCTACGACCGCGCCTTCCTCATCCTCGACACCCTGGAAAGCATGGAGACCTATGAAGGCTTCCTTTATAACTGGTACACGCTTTCCGAAGATCCCCACCGGTCGCTCCGCGTCACGCTGAACCGGTTCGTCCCTTTCGAGCAAAACGGGCTTCTCGATGCGTCGCTGATGACGCTGGCGGGCGCGTACCCTGGCACGCCTCTGGCGCGCAAGGCCGCGACGCTCGTGGAACAGCGCCATTATGATTTTTTCCTTCCGAAAGAGGGGGACCGCTCGCTGCTGAAAAACGGTTTCGACGCGTCGTCCGGCAAGCTGTCGGAAGAAAATCATTTGTGCCTCAATGATCCCGGCCGCGTCGGAGTTTTTATCGCGGTGCTGAAAGGTGACGTGCCTCCGGCCGTGTGGTGGGCGCAGGAGCGGCTGGTGAAGCCTTACAAGGCGCGTTCCGGCGAGGAAATCCCGGTGATCATTTCGTGGACCGGCGGGCTTTCCGATTTCCTGCTGGCCGACGAGATCCTGGGCGGCGACAGGATTGCGCCGCTTGCCTTTGGCAGCAATGCCCGGAACGTGCTGAAAATCCAGAGGGACTGGGCTTCGCGCGTTTCCGACACCGGGCTTTGGGGATTTTCCGAAGGCCAGGTGCCCGAGCAGAACCGGTATGAATCCGCAGGCATCCCGCCGATCGCGCATCAGGACGATTCCGCGGATTTTGTCGTGCCTTATGCCACGTTTCTCGCGCTTCGCTACACTCCGGCGGAAGCCCTGAGAAACCTGAAGGCTATCATGCGCCGGTATCCGGCATGCCTGGGCAGGACTTACGGGTTTTGCGGCTCGCTCGATCCCGTGACCGGCATCGTGAACCGCAACATTCATGCGGGCGACAAGGGCATCGAAGTCCTGGCGCTGGGCAATTATCTCAGCGCGCTCGAAGGAAAAAAACAGACCGCGGATTATCTCTGGGCCTACTTCCGGGAAAAAGGATGGGAGAGAAAAGGCATGATGCTGCTCAAGGGCGAAGAAAAACATGCGGCTTTTCGCCAGGTTCGAGGCGTTTTGACCCCGGCCAAGACCGCGGCGGAACCTTCGCCGGCGCTCGATCTTCTGGCACGCACCCGCGACATCGGAACATTTTATGATCCCGACAATGCCAAGGCCTCCTACGACGTGGACGGCCGCGGGGACGGCAGGAAAACGCTCCGCGTGCGCTATGACGTGCGCCGGCGCTGGACTTATTCGGGCGTGTACATGAAATTCCCTGATCTCAATGCCGGAGCCTTCCAGGCGTTGCGCTTTCTGATCCGCGGCAGCGAAGACAAGGGATTCCCGAAGAGCGTGAAAGTGGAAATCAAATACCGCGGGAAAAGCGTGCAGTTCGAACGCGTGCCGCTTACCTCGAGCTGGCACAACGTGAAAGTGCGTCTGCCGCAGGAAAACAAGGCCTTTGACGAGATCGTGTTCGTCTTCGAGAATTCCGTGGCGGGAAAACACCCGCGCGGGGAAGTTTTGATTCAGTCGCTCAGCGTGAGCTAA
- a CDS encoding DUF3592 domain-containing protein — MRISLHNQKGIAISLFIIGLALASVGICFLNIGNQAAGITDFVKTWTEAPGTLITAAVEKKGEAALPHVEYRYTASGKEYTGHKVFLSGGPYDRVLETPQGLEIDYTEQNGDSHSVTYAPNTSVPVYYNPRVPAESVLNRAVPGPRKRFTLLGVLGILLGMFFIVRSLAYGPI, encoded by the coding sequence ATGCGCATTTCTCTTCATAATCAGAAAGGAATCGCCATTTCGCTCTTCATCATCGGTCTCGCGCTGGCCTCGGTGGGGATCTGCTTCCTGAACATCGGAAACCAGGCCGCGGGCATCACGGATTTCGTCAAGACGTGGACCGAGGCGCCCGGCACGCTGATCACGGCTGCGGTCGAGAAGAAGGGTGAAGCCGCGCTTCCTCACGTCGAATACCGTTACACCGCCAGCGGCAAGGAATACACGGGCCACAAGGTCTTCCTGAGCGGCGGGCCCTACGATCGTGTCCTGGAAACGCCGCAGGGCCTCGAAATCGATTACACGGAACAAAACGGCGATTCTCATTCCGTGACCTACGCGCCCAACACTTCCGTTCCCGTTTACTACAATCCCCGCGTCCCGGCCGAATCCGTGCTGAACCGCGCTGTCCCCGGCCCTCGCAAAAGATTCACGCTGCTCGGCGTGCTGGGCATTCTGCTGGGCATGTTCTTCATCGTGCGAAGCCTGGCCTACGGCCCGATCTAG